Proteins encoded by one window of Yamadazyma tenuis chromosome 2, complete sequence:
- a CDS encoding uncharacterized protein (COG:S; BUSCO:EOG09264KTU; EggNog:ENOG503P4IM), with amino-acid sequence MTKEDYAGDDLNDGLEYEIDLSDAPEQGGIPHGALESEDEIAEASEIEDNEVAKLSTEAKAGKKRKATDSKLKEKKKMKMEIDLEQKKSISKESSTEVIADYINKTVAQKNKKLSSLELSDLYISKNDIRSTSEIEGPRNLEGLASYLNTRFKNMLPAGKKGKRSGNDDERKFIVIISMSAIRACDVYRSTKNLNGSSIKLINKNKIAADIKLLQVSKSRVFCCTPTRLKKVCEHEENVLNKKEVKIVILDNSYLDQKGQNIWDIPETIQVLKELTDNGAKVYLY; translated from the coding sequence ATGACAAAGGAAGATTACGCCGGTGACGACCTTAACGATGGCCTTGAATACGAAATAGACTTATCCGATGCTCCAGAACAAGGTGGAATCCCACATGGAGCCCTTgaaagtgaagatgaaattgcTGAGGCTCTGGAAATCGAAGACAACgaggttgcaaaattatCCACAGAAGCCAAGGCtggaaagaagagaaaagCCACTGATTCAAAGTtaaaggaaaagaagaagatgaagatggagatTGATTTAgaacagaagaaactgaTCTCTAAAGAATCTTCCACTGAAGTTATTGCTGATTACATTAACAAAACAGTAGCtcagaagaacaagaaattgtCAAGTTTGGAGTTGAGTGACTTGTATATCTCCAAGAATGATATCAGATCAACTTCTGAGATTGAAGGGCcaagaaatcttgaaggacttgCTTCCTATTTGAATACCAGATTCAAGAACATGCTTCCAGCTGGTAAGAAAGGTAAACGTAGTGGTAACGATGATGAAAGAAAGTTCATTGTCATTATCTCCATGTCTGCCATCCGTGCTTGCGACGTTTATCGGTctaccaaaaacttgaatggTTCATCGAtaaagttgatcaacaagaataAGATAGCTGCTGATATCAAACTTCTCCAGGTATCCAAATCGAGAGTATTTTGCTGTACTCCTACAAGATTGAAAAAAGTATGCGAGCACGAAGAGAatgtgttgaacaaaaaagAAGTCAAGATTGTGATTCTTGATAACTCCtatcttgatcaaaaggGTCAAAACATATGGGATATCCCAGAAACCATACAGGTGTTAAAAGAATTGACTGATAACGGAGCAAAGGTTTATTTATATTAG